From the Thermococcus sp. M39 genome, one window contains:
- the radB gene encoding DNA repair and recombination protein RadB, whose product MDELTTGSKSLDELLGGGVGRGVLTQVYGAFATGKTTFAMQVGLLNNGKVAYIDTEGGFSPERLKIMAEKRGLNADEVLQRFIIFEPHDFKEQKRVISKLKTVVNERFSLIVVDSITSHYRVEKNKQSLNVELGKQLQVLLWLARKYNLAVIVVNQVYFDSNSNSLKPIAEHTLGYKCKDILRLERLSRPGLRIAVLERHRFRPEGGIVYFKITDKGIEDI is encoded by the coding sequence ATGGATGAGCTAACAACTGGCAGCAAAAGCTTGGATGAGCTTCTAGGTGGGGGAGTAGGAAGGGGTGTTTTAACTCAGGTATATGGAGCATTTGCCACTGGAAAAACTACCTTTGCGATGCAGGTGGGTCTTCTTAATAATGGCAAAGTTGCTTACATTGATACTGAAGGTGGATTTTCCCCAGAGAGACTCAAAATAATGGCGGAGAAGAGAGGGTTAAATGCCGATGAAGTCCTTCAGAGGTTCATAATATTTGAACCTCATGATTTTAAAGAGCAGAAGCGAGTTATATCCAAACTCAAAACGGTAGTCAATGAGAGATTTTCTCTCATCGTGGTTGACTCTATAACTTCTCACTATAGGGTAGAGAAGAACAAACAGAGCTTGAATGTTGAGCTGGGAAAGCAGCTTCAAGTCCTTCTCTGGCTTGCGAGGAAGTATAATTTGGCTGTGATAGTTGTCAATCAGGTTTACTTTGATTCAAATTCGAATTCTCTAAAGCCTATTGCCGAGCATACTTTGGGTTACAAGTGCAAAGATATTCTGAGATTGGAAAGGCTTAGTAGGCCAGGACTCAGGATAGCAGTACTGGAGAGACACCGCTTCAGGCCGGAAGGGGGGATAGTTTACTTCAAAATTACTGACAAAGGGATTGAGGACATTTGA
- a CDS encoding MBL fold metallo-hydrolase has product MKIVWYGHACFLIETNGVRILIDPYPDVDDDKIGEIDYILVTHEHSDHYGKTPLLARLRKAKVIGPKTVYLMAISDGLTDVQTIEEGQEIELKNGVKIKAVYAEHPSSQYPLSYIILGEMSVWHTGDTYYTPSFKQLRGMVDILLVPISGRSTANEREAADIIEAVRPRIVIPMHYGVYGQGSVEKLQTELRRRRVWTLMKPLKVGEAFYVQLD; this is encoded by the coding sequence ATGAAGATTGTGTGGTATGGGCACGCATGTTTTCTCATTGAAACTAATGGAGTGAGAATTTTAATTGACCCTTACCCAGATGTTGATGATGACAAAATTGGTGAGATAGACTACATCCTAGTTACCCATGAACACAGTGACCATTATGGCAAAACACCCCTTCTGGCGAGACTTAGAAAAGCAAAGGTAATTGGGCCCAAAACAGTGTATCTAATGGCAATCAGCGATGGATTAACGGACGTCCAAACTATTGAAGAAGGTCAAGAGATCGAGCTTAAAAATGGTGTTAAAATCAAAGCAGTCTATGCTGAGCATCCATCAAGCCAGTACCCTCTTAGCTACATAATACTTGGCGAGATGAGTGTCTGGCATACTGGTGACACATATTATACACCATCGTTTAAACAATTGAGAGGGATGGTAGATATTCTGCTAGTTCCAATAAGCGGTCGCTCCACAGCAAATGAGAGGGAAGCAGCTGATATAATCGAAGCTGTCAGACCGAGGATTGTTATACCAATGCACTATGGAGTTTATGGGCAAGGGAGTGTTGAAAAGCTTCAGACAGAGCTTAGAAGGAGAAGAGTTTGGACATTGATGAAGCCTCTCAAAGTTGGGGAAGCATTTTATGTTCAACTAGATTAA
- a CDS encoding ASCH domain-containing protein produces MKGLIVREPFASWIVEGKKVWEIRKSNTKIRGEIFIITKKKAIGKVEIVDVLGPFTPEELANHKDKHLADYEFLKKYAKGKKLYAWVLSNPQKFEEPKEVIMANGAQIWVNIRGFKK; encoded by the coding sequence ATGAAGGGGCTAATAGTGAGAGAACCCTTTGCTTCATGGATAGTTGAAGGTAAGAAAGTCTGGGAAATCAGGAAAAGCAATACAAAAATCAGAGGAGAGATTTTCATAATAACCAAAAAGAAAGCAATAGGGAAAGTTGAAATTGTTGATGTTCTTGGACCTTTTACGCCAGAAGAACTTGCAAATCATAAAGATAAACATTTAGCAGACTACGAATTTTTAAAGAAATATGCAAAGGGAAAGAAACTTTACGCATGGGTATTATCAAACCCTCAAAAATTTGAAGAGCCCAAGGAGGTCATTATGGCAAATGGTGCCCAAATATGGGTCAACATAAGGGGGTTTAAGAAATGA
- a CDS encoding DUF1614 domain-containing protein: MRKFLFLPLSLPFLILFLLLIPILFLLFAGTITLAFQKLGLPLPVAYTLFWASLIGSFINIPIAETRTYAPILKVKEVSFFGIRYPVPYIDWGEQKMIIAINVGGALVPLSIVTYEFVRFALIGDTELIARILIAILISAILSHIFSKPVKGLGIAIPTFIPPLIAASLALLIGGPNKPAVAYASGTMGVLIGADLLNWNKIKELGAPMVSIGGAGTFDGIFLAGIIAVLLV, from the coding sequence ATGAGAAAATTTCTCTTTCTCCCACTAAGCTTGCCATTCCTTATACTTTTTCTGCTGTTAATACCCATCTTATTTTTGCTCTTTGCGGGAACTATAACACTGGCATTTCAAAAGCTTGGTCTTCCTCTGCCTGTTGCGTATACTCTCTTTTGGGCTTCCTTAATTGGAAGCTTCATAAATATCCCCATAGCAGAAACAAGGACATATGCACCAATACTAAAGGTAAAGGAAGTCAGTTTTTTTGGAATTAGATACCCTGTTCCGTACATCGATTGGGGAGAACAAAAGATGATAATTGCTATAAACGTTGGTGGAGCACTAGTTCCTTTAAGCATAGTTACCTATGAGTTCGTTAGGTTTGCACTTATTGGAGATACAGAATTAATTGCTAGGATACTCATAGCAATATTGATATCTGCAATACTTAGCCACATCTTTTCAAAGCCAGTTAAAGGACTAGGAATTGCAATTCCAACATTTATTCCTCCTCTCATAGCTGCCTCATTGGCTCTCTTAATTGGGGGTCCTAACAAACCAGCAGTGGCCTATGCAAGCGGAACCATGGGTGTTTTAATTGGTGCGGATTTACTTAATTGGAATAAAATTAAGGAACTTGGAGCTCCAATGGTAAGTATCGGTGGTGCTGGTACATTTGATGGCATCTTCCTAGCTGGTATAATTGCCGTATTGTTAGTTTAA
- a CDS encoding ribose-phosphate diphosphokinase — MRIVLGSGAQHLKNEIEEKSQNYKKDLLEVEIKKFPDGEKYVRVLGEGEGAIVVQSTYSPQDEHLIELLLLGDALREKGFKKLIAVVPYLAYSRQDRVTKDGEPISIRAVMRAIGIYYDELYVFDLHNPKTLEFFPKKAVNLSPARAIASYFKDKLGEGIVLAPDKGALERARAVAEILGVEFSHFEKKRISPTEVQMTPVNIDVEGKNVLIVDDIISTGGTMIRAANILRKMGAKRIYVAATHGVFAEGAIERVSKAVDELAVTNTIPTPVSKISIVEDILML, encoded by the coding sequence ATGAGGATTGTTCTTGGAAGTGGAGCTCAGCACTTAAAAAATGAGATTGAAGAAAAAAGTCAAAATTACAAGAAAGATCTCCTTGAGGTAGAGATTAAAAAGTTTCCAGATGGTGAAAAATACGTCAGAGTGCTTGGAGAAGGAGAGGGAGCTATTGTCGTACAATCAACCTATTCCCCCCAAGACGAACATTTAATTGAGCTTCTTTTATTGGGAGATGCACTTAGAGAAAAAGGATTCAAAAAGCTAATTGCAGTTGTCCCATATCTTGCATACTCAAGACAAGACAGAGTTACAAAAGATGGGGAACCAATAAGCATTAGAGCTGTTATGAGAGCGATAGGCATTTACTATGATGAACTTTATGTTTTTGACCTGCACAATCCCAAGACACTAGAATTTTTCCCCAAAAAAGCAGTTAATCTTAGTCCAGCAAGGGCCATTGCTAGTTATTTCAAAGACAAACTTGGGGAGGGCATAGTTCTAGCGCCAGACAAGGGAGCTTTAGAGAGAGCAAGAGCTGTTGCCGAAATTTTAGGAGTAGAGTTTAGCCACTTTGAGAAAAAGAGAATTTCCCCAACTGAAGTTCAGATGACTCCAGTCAATATTGACGTTGAAGGAAAGAATGTGCTAATAGTTGATGACATTATAAGCACAGGCGGAACTATGATAAGGGCAGCAAACATATTGAGAAAAATGGGGGCAAAAAGGATATACGTTGCAGCTACTCATGGAGTCTTTGCTGAGGGTGCTATTGAAAGAGTTAGCAAAGCTGTCGATGAGCTAGCGGTAACAAATACTATTCCAACCCCAGTTTCAAAGATAAGTATCGTTGAGGACATATTGATGCTTTAA